A single region of the Ancylobacter novellus DSM 506 genome encodes:
- a CDS encoding c-type cytochrome translates to MKRHNARTLAFSVVLGLSAAFAGSGLAAPLTYELPDETAQLKPAPQPGFEAAQNNCAACHSVDYINTQPPGKGQAFWDAEVQKMIKVYHAPVDEADAKAIADYLAKTY, encoded by the coding sequence ATGAAAAGACACAACGCCCGCACGCTGGCCTTCTCGGTCGTTCTCGGCCTCTCGGCCGCCTTTGCCGGTTCCGGTCTCGCGGCTCCCCTGACATATGAGCTGCCCGACGAGACGGCTCAATTGAAGCCCGCGCCGCAGCCCGGCTTCGAGGCGGCGCAGAACAATTGCGCAGCCTGCCATTCGGTCGACTACATCAACACGCAGCCGCCGGGGAAAGGCCAGGCCTTCTGGGATGCGGAAGTGCAGAAGATGATCAAGGTTTACCACGCGCCGGTGGACGAAGCCGACGCCAAGGCCATCGCCGACTATCTGGCAAAGACCTATTGA
- a CDS encoding MBL fold metallo-hydrolase, translating into METRIDEIADGIYRLSTYVPDIAPPAGFTFNQFLVLGDEPLMFHTGLRRMFASNCEALARILPPAKLRWIAFGHFESDECGAMNEWLAAAPQATPAHGQTGCMVSLEDFSTRAPRILADGEVIELGGGKRVRFIDTPHTPHGWDAGVLFEETTGTLMCGDLFTQLGDGPALTANDVVGPAIAAEDMFRYSSLNPAMGTTIRSLACLAPRMLALMHGPSFEGDGASALRALADDYDRRVSDEVAEMLRAAA; encoded by the coding sequence ATGGAAACCAGGATCGACGAGATCGCCGACGGCATCTATCGGCTTTCGACCTACGTGCCCGACATCGCGCCGCCGGCCGGCTTCACCTTCAACCAGTTCCTCGTCCTCGGCGACGAGCCGCTGATGTTCCACACCGGCCTGCGCCGGATGTTCGCCTCGAACTGCGAGGCGCTGGCCCGCATCCTTCCGCCCGCGAAGCTGCGCTGGATCGCCTTCGGCCATTTCGAATCGGACGAATGCGGAGCGATGAACGAGTGGCTCGCGGCCGCGCCGCAGGCGACGCCGGCGCACGGCCAGACCGGCTGCATGGTCTCGCTGGAGGATTTTTCCACGCGAGCCCCGCGGATACTTGCCGACGGCGAGGTGATCGAGCTCGGCGGCGGCAAGCGCGTGCGCTTCATCGACACGCCGCACACCCCGCATGGCTGGGACGCCGGCGTGCTGTTCGAGGAAACGACCGGCACGCTGATGTGCGGCGACCTGTTCACCCAACTCGGCGACGGCCCAGCGCTGACGGCGAACGACGTCGTCGGTCCCGCCATCGCCGCCGAGGACATGTTCCGCTATTCCAGCCTCAACCCAGCGATGGGCACGACCATACGCAGCCTCGCCTGCCTTGCCCCGCGCATGCTGGCGCTGATGCACGGCCCGTCCTTCGAGGGCGACGGCGCCTCGGCGTTGCGCGCGCTGGCGGACGACTATGACCGCCGGGTGTCGGACGAGGTGGCGGAGATGCTGCGCGCGGCGGCGTGA
- a CDS encoding TetR/AcrR family transcriptional regulator — MKRVYTLKRRAAQQADTRRRIVEAALELHGSVGPGRTSLSIVAERAGVQRHTLYAHFPDERSLFLACSGLHLERDPLPEAAPWAEIAEPAARLRAGLGALYGWYARNAALAGCVMRDAEFHELTRQVAALRFGPAMASYDEVLGAPLAEGPQRAMLALALSFFTWRSLTQAGLSPEQAVEAMARAVLSAG; from the coding sequence ATGAAGCGCGTCTACACGCTGAAGCGCCGCGCCGCGCAGCAGGCCGACACGCGCCGGCGCATCGTCGAGGCGGCGCTCGAGCTGCATGGCAGCGTCGGTCCGGGACGGACCAGCCTCAGCATCGTGGCCGAGCGCGCCGGGGTCCAGCGCCACACGCTCTATGCCCATTTTCCCGACGAGCGCAGCCTGTTCCTCGCCTGCTCCGGCCTGCATCTGGAGCGCGATCCACTTCCCGAGGCGGCACCTTGGGCGGAGATCGCCGAGCCGGCTGCGCGGCTGCGCGCTGGGCTCGGGGCGCTCTATGGCTGGTACGCGCGCAATGCGGCGCTCGCCGGCTGTGTGATGCGCGACGCGGAATTCCATGAACTCACCCGCCAGGTGGCCGCGCTGCGCTTCGGGCCGGCCATGGCGAGCTATGACGAGGTGCTTGGCGCGCCGCTCGCAGAAGGCCCGCAAAGGGCGATGCTCGCCCTCGCGCTGAGCTTCTTCACCTGGCGGTCGCTGACACAGGCCGGGCTCTCGCCGGAGCAGGCGGTCGAGGCCATGGCGCGCGCGGTCCTCTCCGCCGGTTGA
- a CDS encoding NAD-dependent formate dehydrogenase, which translates to MAKILCVLYDDPVDGYPKTYARDDLPKIDHYPGGQTLPTPKAIDFTPGALLGSVSGELGLRKYLEANGHTFVVTSDKDGPDSVFERELVDADVVISQPFWPAYLTPERIAKAKNLKLALTAGIGSDHVDLQSAIDRGITVAEVTYCNSISVAEHVVMMILGLVRNYIPSHDWARKGGWNIADCVEHSYDLEGMTVGSVAAGRIGLAVLRRLAPFDVKLHYTDRHRLPEAVEKELGLVWHDTREDMYPHCDVVTLNVPLHPETEHMINDETLKLFKRGAYIVNTARGKLADRDAIVRAIESGQLAGYAGDVWFPQPAPKDHPWRTMKWEGMTPHISGTSLSAQARYAAGTREILECFFEGRPIRDEYLIVQGGALAGTGAHSYSKGNATGGSEEAAKFKKAG; encoded by the coding sequence ATGGCGAAAATACTTTGCGTTCTCTATGACGATCCGGTCGACGGCTACCCGAAGACCTATGCGCGCGACGACCTGCCGAAGATCGACCACTATCCGGGCGGGCAGACGCTGCCCACGCCCAAGGCGATCGACTTCACGCCGGGCGCGCTGCTCGGCTCGGTCTCCGGCGAGCTCGGCCTGCGCAAATACCTGGAAGCCAACGGCCATACCTTCGTCGTCACCTCCGATAAGGACGGCCCGGATTCGGTGTTCGAGAGGGAACTCGTCGACGCCGACGTGGTGATCTCGCAGCCCTTCTGGCCGGCCTATCTGACGCCCGAGCGCATCGCCAAGGCGAAGAACCTGAAGCTCGCGCTCACCGCCGGCATCGGCTCCGATCATGTCGATCTTCAGTCAGCTATCGACCGTGGCATCACTGTGGCCGAAGTCACATATTGCAACTCGATCAGCGTCGCCGAGCACGTGGTGATGATGATCCTCGGCCTGGTACGAAACTACATTCCCTCGCATGACTGGGCGCGCAAGGGCGGCTGGAACATAGCCGACTGCGTAGAGCACTCCTACGACCTCGAGGGCATGACCGTCGGCTCGGTGGCCGCCGGCCGCATCGGCCTCGCCGTGCTGCGCCGCCTCGCGCCGTTCGACGTGAAGCTGCACTATACCGACCGCCACCGTCTGCCAGAAGCGGTCGAGAAGGAGCTGGGCCTCGTCTGGCACGATACCCGCGAGGACATGTACCCGCATTGCGACGTGGTCACGCTCAACGTGCCGCTGCACCCCGAAACCGAGCACATGATCAATGACGAGACGCTGAAGCTGTTCAAGCGCGGCGCCTATATCGTCAACACCGCCCGCGGCAAGCTCGCCGACCGCGACGCCATCGTCCGCGCGATCGAGAGCGGGCAGCTCGCGGGCTATGCCGGCGACGTGTGGTTCCCGCAGCCGGCTCCGAAGGACCACCCCTGGCGCACCATGAAGTGGGAAGGCATGACGCCGCACATCTCCGGCACCTCGCTCTCTGCCCAGGCGCGCTACGCGGCGGGCACGCGCGAGATCCTCGAATGCTTCTTCGAGGGCCGGCCGATCCGCGACGAGTACCTGATCGTGCAGGGCGGCGCGCTCGCCGGCACCGGCGCGCATTCCTACTCGAAGGGCAATGCGACCGGCGGTTCGGAAGAGGCCGCGAAGTTCAAGAAGGCTGGCTGA
- a CDS encoding molybdopterin-dependent oxidoreductase, which translates to MLNRRQILKSAGAAALGLGAGTLGWPGRHAFAADTVTLPFANGERPLVMYPGKRPLIGLTARPPQLETPFSVFDEGLITPNDAFFVRYHLAGIPLEIDPDAFRLEIKGKVGTPLSLSLQDLKNDFPASEVVAVNQCSGNSRGFVEPRVGGGQLANGAMGNARWRGVPLKAVLEKAGVQAGAKQVTFGGLDGPVIPETPDFVKALSIDHATDGEVMLAYSMNGADLPWLNGYPLRLVVPGYYGTYWVKHLNEITVIDKEFDGFWMKTAYRIPDNACACTEPGKAPTATIPINRFDVRSFITNVENGASVKAGEVPLRGIAFDGGYGITQVSVSADAGKSWTNATLDPGLGKYSFRGWKAVLPLTKGDHVLMCRATNARGETQPMQATWNPAGYMRNVVEATRVIAA; encoded by the coding sequence ATGCTCAACAGACGCCAAATCCTGAAATCCGCCGGTGCCGCCGCCTTGGGGCTGGGTGCCGGGACACTCGGCTGGCCGGGCCGCCACGCTTTTGCCGCTGACACCGTCACCCTGCCCTTCGCCAATGGCGAGCGGCCGCTGGTGATGTATCCGGGCAAGCGCCCGCTGATCGGCCTGACGGCGCGGCCGCCGCAGCTCGAAACGCCCTTTTCGGTGTTCGACGAGGGCCTCATCACGCCGAACGACGCCTTCTTCGTGCGCTACCATCTCGCCGGTATACCGCTCGAGATCGACCCCGATGCATTCCGCCTTGAGATCAAGGGCAAGGTGGGCACGCCGCTCTCGCTGTCGCTTCAGGATTTGAAGAACGACTTCCCGGCCAGCGAGGTCGTCGCCGTCAATCAATGCTCCGGCAACAGCCGCGGCTTCGTCGAGCCGCGCGTCGGCGGCGGCCAGCTCGCCAATGGTGCTATGGGCAATGCCCGCTGGCGCGGCGTGCCGCTCAAGGCCGTGCTCGAGAAGGCCGGCGTGCAGGCCGGTGCGAAGCAAGTCACCTTCGGCGGGCTCGACGGGCCGGTCATTCCCGAAACGCCGGACTTCGTGAAGGCGCTTTCCATCGACCACGCCACCGATGGCGAGGTGATGCTCGCCTATTCGATGAACGGCGCCGATCTGCCCTGGCTCAACGGATATCCGCTGCGGCTCGTCGTCCCCGGCTATTACGGCACCTACTGGGTCAAGCACCTGAACGAGATCACCGTCATCGACAAGGAGTTCGACGGTTTCTGGATGAAGACCGCCTACCGCATCCCGGACAATGCGTGCGCCTGCACCGAGCCGGGCAAGGCGCCGACGGCGACCATCCCGATCAACCGGTTCGACGTCCGCTCCTTCATCACCAATGTGGAGAACGGCGCCTCGGTGAAGGCTGGCGAGGTGCCGCTGCGCGGCATCGCCTTCGATGGCGGCTACGGCATCACGCAGGTCTCGGTCTCCGCCGATGCCGGCAAGTCCTGGACGAACGCCACGCTCGACCCGGGCCTCGGAAAATACTCGTTCCGCGGGTGGAAGGCCGTCCTGCCTCTCACAAAAGGCGACCATGTCCTGATGTGCAGGGCGACCAATGCCAGGGGCGAGACGCAGCCGATGCAGGCGACGTGGAATCCGGCCGGCTACATGCGCAACGTCGTCGAAGCGACGCGCGTCATCGCGGCCTGA
- a CDS encoding LysR family transcriptional regulator — MFVRQMQYLVALAREKHFGRAAEACHVTQPTLSAGIRKLEQELGVPIVVRGHRFLGFTAEGERVLGWARQIAADYESLKQERVETGGRLTGTLRIGAIPAATAAAPALLAPFRDRHPEVKVQMLTLSSVAIQRGLDEMELDAGITYLENEPLNRVRRLDLYLERYVFVTRPDEPLARRRTVRWAEAAAQPLCLLTPDMQNRRIIDHVMAEAGITSQPAIETNSFMGIWSFVRRGPWNVIVPEASFRGLGDTADLVSIPLVEPTHVQPIGLVLSERDPLSPVAAALLKTAKELVRNKSIENSLK; from the coding sequence ATGTTCGTCCGGCAGATGCAATATCTGGTCGCCCTGGCGCGCGAGAAGCATTTCGGCCGGGCTGCGGAAGCCTGCCACGTCACCCAGCCCACGCTCTCCGCCGGCATCCGCAAGCTGGAGCAGGAGCTCGGCGTGCCCATCGTGGTGCGCGGCCACCGCTTCCTCGGCTTCACCGCCGAGGGCGAGCGCGTGCTCGGCTGGGCACGGCAGATCGCGGCCGATTACGAGAGCCTCAAGCAGGAACGGGTGGAGACCGGCGGCCGGCTCACCGGCACGCTGCGCATCGGCGCCATTCCCGCCGCGACCGCTGCCGCACCGGCGCTGCTGGCGCCGTTCCGTGACCGGCATCCCGAAGTGAAGGTGCAGATGCTGACCCTGAGCTCGGTGGCGATCCAGCGCGGGCTCGACGAGATGGAACTCGACGCCGGCATCACCTATCTGGAGAACGAGCCGCTGAACCGGGTGCGCCGGCTCGACCTCTATCTGGAGCGATATGTCTTCGTCACCCGGCCAGACGAGCCGCTGGCGCGCCGGCGCACCGTGCGCTGGGCCGAGGCGGCGGCGCAGCCGCTGTGCCTGCTCACCCCCGACATGCAGAATCGGCGCATCATCGATCACGTCATGGCGGAAGCGGGAATCACGTCGCAGCCGGCGATCGAGACCAATTCCTTCATGGGCATATGGAGCTTCGTGCGCCGTGGCCCATGGAACGTCATCGTGCCGGAGGCGAGCTTCCGCGGCCTTGGCGACACCGCCGACCTCGTCTCCATCCCGCTGGTCGAGCCTACCCACGTACAGCCGATCGGGCTGGTCCTGTCCGAGCGCGATCCCCTCAGCCCGGTCGCCGCCGCTCTACTGAAGACAGCGAAGGAGCTGGTGCGGAATAAGTCGATTGAAAATAGTTTAAAGTAA
- a CDS encoding CHAD domain-containing protein: MPDSLGPSSAAAPEAADLLALQPSGPLAEALKAGISEAMQALDHDDPVRAVHDLRKGFKRLRALLCLVQTADDKETGKRARELRRALAEGARLVAGARDVVARRDALDDLVAKGLLPLPLRRSAGRSLAPATRRKEDHLAPHRTELQVLLAQLTTALPQLAGALGDKALIAALAAEFSKARKLGRKLDPENDEELHELRKAVVAQRYQMELTISSWPTLGKAWVEELQRLRDKLGKHHDLSVLIARLQARPPRSPAQLAWHGPLVEAARTRQQKLARSALRLHGRLFAEKPAAFRRRLAAYMAAMSHRE; the protein is encoded by the coding sequence ATGCCGGACAGCCTGGGCCCGTCTTCCGCCGCCGCTCCTGAAGCCGCAGATCTCCTCGCTCTCCAGCCCTCCGGCCCTCTCGCCGAGGCGCTGAAAGCGGGCATAAGCGAGGCGATGCAAGCGCTCGACCACGACGATCCCGTGCGCGCCGTGCATGATCTGCGAAAGGGGTTCAAGCGGCTGCGGGCGCTGCTGTGCCTCGTGCAGACCGCCGACGACAAGGAGACCGGCAAGCGGGCGCGGGAGCTGCGCCGCGCATTGGCCGAGGGCGCACGACTCGTCGCCGGCGCGCGCGACGTCGTCGCCCGCCGCGACGCGCTGGACGATCTCGTCGCCAAGGGGCTGCTGCCTTTGCCGCTGCGCCGTTCGGCCGGCCGCTCCCTCGCCCCGGCGACGCGGCGCAAGGAGGACCATCTCGCCCCGCACCGCACAGAATTGCAGGTGCTGCTTGCGCAGCTCACCACCGCACTGCCCCAGCTCGCCGGCGCGCTAGGCGACAAGGCGCTCATCGCCGCACTGGCGGCCGAATTCAGCAAGGCCCGCAAGCTCGGGCGCAAGCTCGACCCCGAGAACGACGAGGAACTGCACGAACTGCGCAAGGCCGTGGTGGCGCAGCGCTACCAGATGGAACTCACCATCTCCTCTTGGCCGACGCTCGGCAAGGCGTGGGTCGAGGAGCTTCAGCGCCTGCGCGACAAGCTCGGCAAGCACCATGACCTCTCGGTGCTGATCGCGCGGCTGCAGGCCCGCCCGCCGCGCTCGCCGGCGCAGCTCGCCTGGCATGGCCCGCTCGTCGAGGCCGCCCGCACCCGGCAGCAGAAACTCGCCCGCTCGGCCCTGCGGCTGCACGGCCGGCTCTTCGCCGAGAAGCCCGCTGCCTTCCGTCGCCGCCTCGCAGCCTATATGGCGGCTATGTCCCATCGGGAATAA